A region of Novipirellula aureliae DNA encodes the following proteins:
- a CDS encoding cyclic nucleotide-binding domain-containing protein codes for MAFVEPGELFGELAIFDSEQRDEYVEAVEKSTVVMIPVIDPDVLTGYPSRLVTE; via the coding sequence TTGGCGTTTGTTGAACCTGGAGAGCTATTCGGCGAGTTGGCAATCTTTGACTCTGAGCAAAGAGACGAGTATGTCGAAGCAGTCGAGAAATCTACAGTTGTAATGATCCCCGTCATCGACCCGGACGTGTTGACCGGTTATCCATCTCGCCTCGTCACCGAGTAA
- a CDS encoding IS4 family transposase has product MFYKVIAWRIMFVTFLGRECPDLPCDVVFSEAEWKSVWKVVENEDPPKQAPTLSRFIPVLATLGGYNDRQGDGPPGAEVIWRGTRRMLDFAMCWRAFGPDQ; this is encoded by the coding sequence ATGTTCTACAAGGTGATTGCTTGGCGGATCATGTTCGTGACATTCCTGGGACGCGAGTGTCCAGATCTTCCGTGCGACGTGGTGTTCAGCGAAGCGGAATGGAAGTCGGTGTGGAAGGTGGTCGAAAACGAAGATCCACCGAAGCAGGCTCCAACCTTGTCGAGGTTCATCCCCGTGCTAGCCACCCTGGGCGGCTACAATGACCGCCAAGGCGATGGTCCTCCAGGAGCCGAAGTGATCTGGCGCGGCACTCGCCGCATGCTAGACTTTGCAATGTGCTGGCGAGCCTTCGGACCTGACCAATGA
- a CDS encoding TetR/AcrR family transcriptional regulator codes for MKQGIYEAAVQVLTNEGLAATTMDRVAEQAGVSKGSLYNYFENKEDLLVFVYEKTVDPMDSQFDTILASEVAAVDKLRQTLGFVFAYLETNRGLFDFLFAENIGDKTSEPPRSRGIPRLAKIIHQGITEGVFRSCDPTIHATLLFGAICELCEVYVAQDEPLPVKELVKTTLKFCLGGLQKPER; via the coding sequence ATGAAGCAAGGTATCTATGAGGCGGCGGTCCAAGTTCTGACCAATGAGGGGCTGGCGGCGACAACGATGGATCGCGTTGCCGAACAAGCGGGCGTTTCCAAAGGGAGCCTCTACAACTACTTCGAGAATAAAGAGGATTTGCTGGTTTTCGTTTACGAGAAAACGGTTGATCCCATGGATTCTCAGTTTGATACGATCTTGGCATCGGAGGTGGCGGCAGTCGACAAGCTTCGTCAGACACTCGGTTTTGTCTTTGCCTATCTGGAGACCAATCGCGGGCTGTTCGACTTCCTCTTTGCTGAGAACATTGGCGACAAGACGAGCGAGCCGCCGCGTTCGCGAGGCATTCCGCGTCTGGCAAAGATCATTCACCAAGGGATTACAGAAGGTGTCTTTCGCAGTTGCGATCCAACGATTCATGCAACGTTGCTGTTTGGAGCGATTTGTGAACTCTGTGAAGTTTACGTCGCACAAGACGAACCCTTGCCGGTGAAAGAACTCGTTAAGACGACTCTCAAGTTTTGCTTGGGTGGGTTGCAGAAGCCTGAGCGATAG
- a CDS encoding efflux RND transporter periplasmic adaptor subunit, whose protein sequence is MKLQNTKLGCFIQRRWKLVSAMTVIGIGSLAFQWFAGVSDGYAGSSRSANAEGVALTETRQPHAVDVVEVGSETFAAVTTYPGSIRAAASVDLAFRVGGPLVEVNVKPGDHVKRGDVLMRIDPRDFDNAVAAATATLQSAEAELAAMRKGAREEDLLALQARIDAAESRDRYLRAVFVRNQSLLNQNAVSQTEFDGSQSELLSTEAELRALKQEFRKAKAGARQEDIAAKEASIRIMETQLKIARDQQQDTVLRAPFDGIITRQSIENHEQVGPSEVVLAMHNVSTLEIDVALPEKEIVHRSIDNPVDVEVRLVAIPQQSWSAQFKEINTEADSATRTYLVTFSMLAPTDVNIFPGMIADVTLPSLAGGATSDAVVTVPVAAVQSQHSASRFVWVLEGNTVHRRMIRLGKLVDGIRQAVTEGLLPGEKVVTGGASFLHDGAEVSVREQEKSQSSTAVAVVQ, encoded by the coding sequence ATGAAATTACAAAACACAAAACTTGGATGCTTCATTCAGCGACGATGGAAGCTCGTTTCCGCGATGACCGTGATCGGCATCGGCTCACTTGCCTTTCAATGGTTCGCTGGGGTGAGCGACGGGTACGCTGGATCGAGTCGATCGGCAAACGCGGAGGGGGTTGCCCTGACCGAAACACGGCAACCTCATGCCGTGGATGTGGTTGAGGTCGGATCGGAAACGTTCGCGGCCGTCACAACGTATCCTGGATCCATTCGGGCGGCTGCGTCGGTCGATCTTGCTTTTCGCGTTGGTGGTCCATTGGTTGAGGTCAATGTGAAGCCAGGCGATCACGTAAAACGCGGCGATGTGTTGATGAGGATTGACCCCAGAGACTTTGACAACGCAGTCGCTGCCGCCACCGCGACACTTCAGTCGGCTGAGGCCGAATTAGCCGCCATGCGGAAAGGTGCTCGTGAAGAAGATCTACTTGCTCTGCAAGCACGAATTGATGCAGCGGAGTCACGCGATCGTTATTTGCGAGCCGTCTTTGTGCGCAATCAAAGCTTGTTGAACCAGAACGCAGTTTCCCAGACAGAATTTGATGGCTCTCAAAGTGAGTTGCTTTCCACCGAGGCAGAGCTTCGTGCGTTGAAACAAGAGTTCCGGAAGGCAAAAGCCGGCGCTCGACAAGAAGACATCGCTGCCAAGGAAGCCAGCATTCGGATCATGGAAACGCAACTGAAGATCGCGCGAGACCAACAGCAAGACACGGTTCTGCGAGCCCCGTTTGATGGGATCATTACCCGCCAGTCGATCGAAAACCACGAACAAGTTGGCCCTTCGGAAGTCGTTTTAGCGATGCACAATGTTTCAACGCTAGAGATCGATGTGGCTTTGCCTGAAAAGGAAATTGTGCATCGTTCGATTGACAATCCGGTCGACGTCGAAGTGCGATTGGTCGCGATCCCCCAGCAGTCATGGTCAGCTCAATTCAAGGAAATCAATACCGAAGCGGATTCCGCGACCCGCACCTACTTGGTTACTTTTTCGATGCTCGCTCCCACGGATGTGAACATTTTTCCGGGCATGATTGCTGATGTAACACTTCCGTCGCTGGCGGGAGGCGCAACGAGCGACGCGGTCGTGACGGTCCCTGTGGCTGCTGTGCAGAGCCAGCACTCCGCGTCCCGATTCGTTTGGGTACTTGAGGGGAATACGGTTCACCGGCGCATGATTCGATTGGGCAAGCTGGTCGACGGAATCCGGCAAGCGGTTACCGAGGGATTATTGCCGGGTGAAAAGGTCGTTACCGGTGGTGCCTCGTTTTTGCACGATGGTGCAGAGGTGAGCGTACGAGAGCAGGAAAAAAGTCAATCTTCCACGGCGGTTGCGGTGGTTCAGTGA
- a CDS encoding efflux RND transporter permease subunit, whose amino-acid sequence MNPAKIALKNRTTTLVLTLLVIGMGINSYLHLGRLEFPDFVIKTSVIVTPYPGASSEQVEQEVTDVLEEAVQSLGELDEIHSTSQDGLSIIHADMKEKYQGEKELQQIWDKLRRKVNDAQAELPSGAGPSIVNDDFGDVYGLFYAITGEGYSYEDLKEYGESLKKQLLRCDDVAKISFSGTQPEVIYIEVAQARIAKLGISPQVVLQLLQSQNIVQPSGNVMVGENYVRIEPTGEFNSEERIGDLLIVSPVTGAGMRLRDIAEVRRGYLDPPVSIMRFNGRPAIGMGISTVAGGNAVVMGNSVKARLDELQSMRPAGVNVEILYDQGATVNVAVNDFMINLIESVLIVIALLLIFMGWRSGLLIGIVLVLTILATFIYMWLAEITLQKISLGALVLALGMLVDNAIVVVEGVLVRLKRGVDHETAAIETVQQTQWPLLGATFIAALAFAAIGLAPGNVGEFCVSLFWVLASSLMISWLTAVTITPMLCVWMLKASSDSSADVDPYDMPFFRLYRRVLDRIIRYWPATLAVILGAVIAAVIAFGYVPSFFFPESNQPLFTVKLFRPQGTHITHTSDSIRKIEAHLSEEPSVERVSAFIGQGTLRFILTYTPEDINASFGSLIVSVDKLENMYDVLERLNDYLDAEFADAEYVVERWKDGPPYDYAIEARFRGPDAEVLRGLSEQAKSIMREEGAGVVRDNWRNRTTVLRPDFSEAAARQTGLTRNDLAQALRLNFGGQVVGVYREGNDLLPMILRSNSEESDTYQDARQIYTWSLLHNESVPLDVVVSDWSRESTWQDSLIHRRHREREITAQCNPQSGLASVLLKKVMPRIEQMDLPAGYELEWGGEFEASANGTEPLAAMFPICLGGMFVILIVLFNDLRQPIIIFLCLPMITVGVTTGLLLTGLPFGFMSILGYLGLSGMLIKNAIVLIDEVEANKASGTTPYTAVLDAGVSRLRPVVMASGTTVLGMLPLIWDPFYKGMAVTVASGLIGSTILTLLVVPLFYVLMFRIKSDENKA is encoded by the coding sequence ATGAACCCCGCAAAAATCGCACTCAAGAACCGAACGACTACGTTGGTGTTGACCTTGCTTGTCATTGGGATGGGGATTAACTCCTACCTTCATCTTGGCCGACTGGAGTTCCCCGACTTTGTGATCAAGACATCCGTCATCGTGACTCCTTACCCTGGGGCTTCCTCTGAGCAGGTTGAACAGGAAGTTACCGATGTATTGGAGGAGGCGGTACAGTCGCTTGGCGAATTGGACGAGATTCACTCGACATCACAGGATGGGCTTTCGATCATCCACGCCGATATGAAGGAAAAATACCAGGGCGAAAAAGAGTTGCAGCAAATCTGGGACAAGCTGCGGCGAAAAGTCAACGATGCTCAGGCAGAGTTACCGAGCGGCGCCGGCCCGTCGATTGTGAATGACGACTTCGGTGATGTCTATGGACTGTTTTACGCGATCACCGGTGAAGGCTACTCGTATGAAGATCTGAAGGAGTACGGTGAATCGCTGAAAAAGCAATTGCTGCGATGCGACGACGTGGCAAAGATCTCATTTTCGGGGACACAGCCTGAGGTGATCTACATCGAGGTAGCTCAGGCTCGGATTGCTAAACTTGGGATTTCGCCACAGGTGGTACTCCAACTACTGCAATCCCAGAACATCGTCCAACCATCGGGGAACGTTATGGTCGGCGAGAACTATGTTCGCATTGAACCGACGGGCGAGTTCAATTCCGAAGAACGCATCGGTGATTTGCTGATCGTCTCACCCGTGACCGGCGCGGGCATGCGGCTGAGGGACATTGCGGAAGTTCGCCGTGGATATTTGGATCCACCCGTGTCGATCATGCGATTCAACGGACGACCCGCGATCGGCATGGGGATCTCGACCGTTGCCGGTGGTAACGCCGTCGTGATGGGAAACTCGGTCAAAGCCCGATTGGATGAGCTTCAGTCGATGCGACCGGCGGGTGTCAATGTAGAGATTCTCTACGACCAAGGGGCCACCGTGAATGTTGCCGTCAACGATTTCATGATCAATCTGATTGAATCGGTGTTGATTGTGATTGCACTGCTGCTGATTTTCATGGGATGGCGCAGCGGGTTACTGATCGGAATCGTTCTCGTTCTGACTATTCTCGCCACGTTTATCTACATGTGGCTTGCCGAAATCACGTTACAGAAGATATCACTTGGGGCTTTGGTGTTGGCGCTGGGAATGCTCGTTGACAACGCCATCGTCGTAGTGGAAGGCGTATTGGTTCGACTCAAACGAGGCGTCGATCACGAGACGGCTGCGATTGAAACGGTGCAACAGACTCAGTGGCCGCTGCTGGGTGCTACGTTTATCGCCGCGTTAGCCTTTGCAGCGATTGGGCTTGCTCCAGGCAACGTCGGTGAGTTTTGTGTCTCGCTGTTTTGGGTGCTTGCCAGCTCGCTGATGATCAGTTGGCTAACCGCAGTTACGATCACCCCAATGCTCTGCGTTTGGATGCTGAAAGCGTCTTCCGATTCGAGTGCAGACGTTGACCCCTATGACATGCCGTTCTTTCGCCTTTATCGTCGCGTTCTCGATCGCATTATTCGCTATTGGCCGGCAACACTTGCCGTTATCTTGGGGGCTGTCATCGCAGCAGTGATCGCGTTTGGCTACGTCCCAAGTTTTTTCTTTCCCGAGTCGAACCAACCGTTGTTCACGGTCAAGCTGTTTCGTCCGCAGGGAACTCACATCACGCACACATCGGACTCGATTCGGAAGATTGAAGCTCACCTCAGCGAGGAGCCTTCGGTTGAACGAGTTTCCGCCTTCATTGGCCAAGGAACGTTGAGATTCATCTTGACGTACACACCGGAAGACATCAACGCAAGCTTTGGAAGTCTGATTGTGTCGGTCGACAAACTTGAAAACATGTACGATGTGCTGGAGCGTCTCAACGACTACTTGGATGCCGAGTTCGCGGACGCGGAGTATGTAGTGGAGCGATGGAAGGACGGGCCGCCGTATGACTATGCGATTGAGGCCCGCTTTCGAGGTCCGGACGCGGAAGTGTTGCGTGGTTTATCGGAACAGGCAAAAAGCATCATGCGAGAAGAAGGGGCTGGCGTCGTTCGAGACAATTGGCGGAACCGGACGACCGTGTTGCGACCCGATTTCTCGGAGGCAGCCGCACGTCAAACCGGTTTGACTCGAAACGATCTCGCCCAGGCGTTGCGACTGAACTTCGGAGGGCAAGTGGTTGGCGTTTATCGTGAGGGAAACGATCTGCTGCCGATGATTCTTCGATCCAATAGCGAGGAAAGCGATACCTATCAGGATGCGAGGCAGATTTACACGTGGAGCCTGCTTCACAATGAATCCGTGCCGCTCGATGTGGTCGTGTCGGACTGGTCTCGCGAATCCACTTGGCAAGACTCATTGATTCACCGCCGTCACCGCGAACGGGAAATCACGGCACAGTGCAACCCGCAAAGCGGACTGGCATCGGTGTTGCTGAAAAAGGTAATGCCGCGCATCGAGCAGATGGATTTGCCCGCAGGCTACGAACTGGAATGGGGCGGTGAATTCGAGGCATCTGCGAATGGAACGGAACCGCTGGCGGCAATGTTCCCTATTTGTCTAGGCGGGATGTTCGTCATTTTGATCGTCCTGTTTAACGATCTTCGCCAACCGATCATCATCTTCTTGTGTCTTCCCATGATTACCGTGGGCGTCACAACCGGGCTGTTGCTGACAGGGCTTCCGTTCGGGTTCATGTCGATTCTGGGATACCTTGGTTTGAGCGGGATGTTGATCAAGAATGCGATCGTGCTGATTGACGAAGTGGAAGCGAACAAGGCCAGCGGCACCACGCCCTACACGGCGGTGCTCGATGCGGGGGTGAGTCGATTGCGACCGGTGGTCATGGCGTCTGGGACGACGGTGCTTGGTATGTTGCCGTTGATTTGGGATCCGTTCTATAAGGGAATGGCAGTCACCGTTGCCTCGGGCTTAATCGGGTCGACGATTTTGACGCTGCTTGTCGTGCCGCTGTTTTACGTTTTGATGTTCCGAATCAAATCAGACGAAAACAAAGCGTGA
- a CDS encoding DUF547 domain-containing protein, with protein MEIANNQPAGRSIPNKRRTVILTCVSLLLVTAGTFAWLNLGAIERSLIGLFGPPQVDLREAYSANAAGPTMDHSSFDSLLKKHVDDDGWVDYEGLKGEELKLDRYLQSVAAAPFDEMGRDEKLALLINGYNASTLKLILDHMPIDSIQGISEADRWDAVRWNIGGNQWSLNQIEHEQIRPKFAEPRVHFALVCAAIGCPPLRNEAYDATRVNDQLQDQTEYVHEHQTWFAFAPDSGELQLTKLYSWYGGDFEQATGSVSAFAARYSPALKQAIESGVASSPSWLPYDWKLNSRKNKQPR; from the coding sequence ATGGAAATCGCGAATAACCAACCCGCAGGACGCTCAATCCCCAACAAGCGGCGCACAGTGATTCTAACCTGCGTTTCTCTATTGCTGGTCACTGCGGGAACCTTCGCTTGGCTCAATTTGGGAGCAATCGAGCGATCGTTGATTGGGTTGTTCGGACCACCTCAAGTCGATCTACGCGAAGCGTATTCCGCCAACGCCGCTGGACCAACCATGGATCATTCGTCATTTGACTCGCTGCTCAAGAAGCATGTCGACGACGATGGCTGGGTTGACTACGAAGGGCTGAAAGGGGAGGAATTGAAACTAGACAGATACCTCCAGTCTGTGGCCGCCGCACCGTTTGATGAAATGGGGCGAGACGAAAAGCTGGCTTTACTCATCAATGGCTACAACGCATCGACGTTGAAGCTGATCCTCGATCACATGCCAATCGACTCGATCCAAGGCATCTCCGAAGCGGATCGCTGGGACGCAGTGCGATGGAATATCGGTGGCAACCAGTGGAGCTTGAACCAAATTGAACACGAACAAATCCGACCCAAGTTCGCCGAGCCTCGTGTGCATTTCGCGTTGGTTTGCGCCGCCATCGGTTGTCCGCCACTGCGAAACGAAGCCTACGACGCGACTCGCGTCAACGATCAACTTCAAGACCAAACCGAGTACGTCCATGAGCATCAGACCTGGTTTGCGTTTGCTCCAGATTCAGGAGAGTTGCAACTGACAAAGCTCTACAGTTGGTACGGCGGCGACTTTGAACAAGCAACTGGAAGCGTATCCGCCTTCGCTGCAAGATATTCACCGGCACTGAAGCAGGCGATCGAATCCGGAGTCGCTTCGTCACCCTCATGGTTGCCATACGACTGGAAGCTGAACAGTCGAAAGAATAAGCAACCGCGATAG
- the nrtS gene encoding nitrate/nitrite transporter NrtS, which yields MNSPIETLKQSTRSSNTSNWIQLACNPSVVRRGVVYSLVVGTLLAIINQGDVIMQGRLTWWHGLKIALTYLVPYAVSTLSSVGAMQTSVRS from the coding sequence ATGAACTCTCCCATTGAAACACTCAAACAGTCAACCAGAAGCTCTAACACGAGCAATTGGATTCAACTCGCCTGCAACCCGTCCGTCGTCAGACGCGGAGTTGTGTATAGCTTGGTCGTTGGAACCCTGTTGGCCATCATCAATCAAGGTGATGTGATCATGCAGGGACGTCTGACTTGGTGGCACGGCTTGAAGATTGCTCTGACGTACCTCGTTCCCTACGCCGTCTCGACGCTTTCGAGTGTCGGAGCGATGCAAACTTCTGTAAGGAGTTGA
- a CDS encoding zf-HC2 domain-containing protein, translating to MVRQNIEAHSSWEECTPGTIGDLRNRLNADRRRKSIVRIGAPIVVMAVLGLGVWNFGGSANSPAHREQLREFNFGGVTCSAVQASMQQFAMGQLTPDQQQAFTSHLQQCPVWMTWWFC from the coding sequence ATGGTCCGCCAAAATATTGAAGCTCATTCAAGTTGGGAGGAATGCACGCCAGGCACCATCGGCGATTTGCGGAATCGGCTTAACGCCGATCGTCGACGTAAGTCCATTGTTCGCATTGGCGCTCCAATCGTTGTGATGGCAGTGCTAGGCTTGGGCGTTTGGAACTTCGGTGGATCAGCCAATTCACCGGCTCACCGAGAACAGCTTCGAGAGTTCAACTTCGGTGGCGTGACGTGCAGCGCAGTCCAAGCGTCCATGCAGCAGTTTGCGATGGGACAATTGACACCAGACCAACAACAGGCATTTACTTCTCACCTTCAGCAGTGTCCGGTTTGGATGACCTGGTGGTTCTGTTGA
- a CDS encoding glycosyltransferase family 2 protein encodes MIDLTDAKLHSCDDEEMCNGTQPVHLTEAEKTIDVDGYIRDSVWVVIPALNEEKSIGLVLRDLPCVAGVIVVDNGCTDDTAFVAEQAGGIVVPESQRGYGAACLRGLAKLRELINAGQAAPKVVAFVDADYSDHSDLLPLLVGPLASGTADFVLGSRLLGEREPGAMPPQSVFGNKLACFLMRGFFGVRYTDLGPFRAINYSRLCELQMQDENFGWTIEMQIKAARIGLRFLEIPVPYRTRVGTSKISGTVSGTIKAGYKILYTIAKYGLMRRRSLGFQPGNTVPKLEP; translated from the coding sequence GTGATTGACCTCACAGACGCAAAGCTGCATTCATGCGACGATGAAGAGATGTGCAATGGAACACAACCGGTCCACTTGACCGAAGCTGAAAAAACAATCGACGTTGACGGCTATATCCGAGACTCGGTTTGGGTTGTCATTCCAGCACTCAACGAAGAAAAGTCGATCGGCCTCGTCTTGCGTGACTTGCCCTGCGTCGCCGGAGTCATCGTGGTCGACAATGGTTGTACGGACGACACCGCTTTCGTTGCAGAGCAGGCAGGTGGGATCGTTGTCCCAGAGTCGCAACGCGGGTACGGAGCTGCATGCCTACGTGGGTTGGCGAAGCTTCGTGAGCTGATCAATGCGGGGCAAGCGGCTCCCAAAGTTGTTGCATTCGTCGACGCCGACTACAGCGATCACTCTGATCTACTACCGCTCTTGGTCGGCCCGCTTGCAAGCGGCACCGCAGATTTCGTTCTCGGTTCACGCTTGCTTGGCGAGCGGGAGCCGGGAGCAATGCCTCCTCAAAGTGTTTTTGGAAACAAGCTCGCGTGCTTTCTGATGCGTGGGTTTTTCGGCGTTCGCTACACCGACTTGGGGCCTTTTCGAGCGATCAACTACAGTCGACTTTGCGAACTGCAAATGCAAGACGAGAACTTTGGATGGACGATCGAGATGCAGATCAAAGCGGCAAGGATTGGGCTGCGTTTCCTTGAAATTCCCGTCCCTTATCGAACAAGAGTTGGCACCAGCAAGATCAGCGGCACCGTCAGTGGCACGATCAAGGCAGGGTACAAGATTCTCTATACGATCGCGAAGTACGGGCTGATGCGCCGACGTAGCCTAGGCTTCCAGCCTGGGAATACAGTACCCAAGCTGGAACCCTAG
- a CDS encoding Crp/Fnr family transcriptional regulator, producing MPQQVWHLKNNELFRKLQPEQLERLESRSRSRSFPAHSPVYLPSQSAESVFLLASGLVKVCNLTNDGKQSILAFVEPGELFGELAIFDSEQRDEYVEAVEKSTVVMIPASEVQALLAANHDVSIALTKMIGLRRHRVERRLKNLLFLSNRDRLVHLLLDLAEQFGVCDSEGIHLRIKLAHQEIANLMGSTRETVTILLGQLKSEGMVDVGRQRIVLVQAEQLAMSVHRKAPSLNS from the coding sequence GTGCCTCAACAAGTCTGGCATTTGAAGAACAACGAGCTATTCAGAAAATTGCAACCGGAACAGTTGGAACGCCTGGAATCACGCAGTCGTTCGCGATCCTTTCCCGCACACAGTCCGGTGTACCTGCCGAGTCAGTCCGCCGAAAGTGTGTTCTTGCTGGCGAGTGGCCTAGTGAAGGTTTGCAATCTGACGAACGACGGCAAGCAGTCGATCTTGGCGTTTGTTGAACCTGGAGAGCTATTCGGCGAGTTGGCAATCTTTGACTCTGAGCAAAGAGACGAGTATGTCGAAGCGGTCGAAAAATCAACGGTTGTGATGATCCCCGCCAGCGAGGTGCAAGCATTGTTGGCTGCGAACCATGATGTTTCCATTGCACTTACAAAAATGATCGGGCTGCGTCGCCATCGTGTTGAGCGACGATTGAAGAATCTGCTTTTTCTCTCCAATCGAGACCGCTTGGTTCACCTGTTGCTCGACCTAGCGGAGCAGTTTGGCGTTTGCGATTCCGAAGGGATACATCTGCGGATCAAATTGGCTCATCAGGAAATCGCTAACTTGATGGGAAGTACTCGCGAAACGGTCACGATACTGCTCGGGCAATTGAAATCCGAGGGGATGGTCGATGTTGGCCGGCAACGGATTGTCTTGGTTCAAGCGGAACAACTAGCGATGTCAGTACACCGGAAAGCGCCAAGTCTGAACTCGTAG
- a CDS encoding anti-sigma factor family protein: MLSCKEITKLVSESLDHPLPLRKRMSVWMHLSMCQLCSAFRRDQVVLHERIMDESERVTHAENDQSVNLSAEAKQRIRKFMESR, encoded by the coding sequence ATGCTTTCCTGCAAAGAAATCACCAAGCTGGTCTCCGAATCACTCGACCACCCGTTGCCATTGCGCAAGCGGATGTCAGTCTGGATGCACCTGAGCATGTGCCAGCTCTGCTCTGCGTTTCGCCGTGACCAAGTTGTTCTGCACGAGCGAATCATGGATGAAAGTGAACGTGTGACGCACGCTGAGAATGACCAAAGCGTCAATCTCTCCGCCGAGGCAAAACAGCGAATCCGCAAGTTCATGGAATCACGTTAG
- a CDS encoding sigma-70 family RNA polymerase sigma factor produces MKQSVRSDPSPSADASVWVDEYGDSLYRYALSRLRDPEASEEVVQQTFLAGLEHQDQFSGAGSQQGWLMGILKRKIIDFVRQRNRSSQSDDLDTRDPLDSFFDRSGSWKKNVRETLLEPLDSVDRNEFWPIFQTCLGTLPKRQSGAFMLREMENLETAGICKELEISASNLWVLLHRARLRLANCIKLRWLQENE; encoded by the coding sequence ATGAAGCAATCTGTAAGATCCGATCCCAGCCCATCCGCCGATGCTTCGGTGTGGGTCGACGAGTATGGCGATTCCCTCTATCGCTATGCATTATCGCGGCTGCGCGATCCGGAGGCATCGGAAGAAGTGGTGCAGCAAACGTTTTTAGCTGGCCTGGAGCATCAGGATCAGTTTTCTGGAGCTGGCTCTCAACAGGGCTGGCTGATGGGGATTCTGAAACGCAAGATCATCGACTTCGTTCGGCAGCGAAATCGCTCGTCGCAATCAGACGACTTAGACACCCGCGATCCACTGGACTCGTTTTTTGATCGCAGCGGAAGCTGGAAAAAGAACGTTCGCGAGACGTTGCTGGAACCGCTTGATTCGGTAGATAGGAACGAATTCTGGCCGATTTTCCAAACGTGCTTGGGGACGCTGCCGAAGCGGCAATCGGGTGCGTTTATGCTACGAGAAATGGAGAATCTTGAAACGGCAGGAATTTGTAAGGAACTGGAGATCAGTGCGTCTAATCTGTGGGTGCTGTTGCATCGCGCACGTCTTCGTCTCGCCAATTGCATTAAATTGCGTTGGCTTCAAGAAAACGAGTAA
- a CDS encoding glycosyltransferase family 2 protein yields the protein MTIRTSDITFCIKTIHRPWSCHRLVQSLREHIAEPTIVVVDDGRPELRFSEKYPETAKHCTVINLDRHDVGVGVGRNTAIDAAQTECIFLLDDDHVITADFHIDRVCEYFAEHELDILAVRQGGGGRPMMLSPLMKGKRIWMHRGEKKRVGTVAWCDMVSNAFLARKETITKLRWDEALKTYEHWEFFYRASHLEKLQIAVATDCSVVHAHVAGTGYRDLRGRSKFRAMGLRKHGFRSLRYPGGQIVRA from the coding sequence TTGACAATCCGAACGTCTGACATCACATTCTGCATAAAGACGATACACCGTCCGTGGTCCTGCCACCGGTTGGTCCAGTCGCTGCGCGAACACATCGCCGAGCCCACCATCGTCGTCGTCGATGACGGTCGGCCCGAGCTTCGTTTCAGCGAGAAGTATCCCGAAACCGCTAAGCACTGCACGGTCATTAATCTCGACCGGCACGATGTGGGCGTTGGAGTCGGGCGTAACACAGCGATCGACGCGGCGCAGACCGAGTGCATCTTTCTGCTCGACGACGATCACGTAATCACGGCGGACTTTCATATCGACCGCGTTTGCGAGTACTTCGCAGAGCATGAACTCGACATCTTGGCAGTGCGCCAAGGAGGCGGCGGTCGACCTATGATGTTATCACCATTGATGAAGGGCAAACGCATCTGGATGCATCGCGGTGAGAAGAAACGCGTCGGCACCGTCGCCTGGTGCGACATGGTCAGCAACGCGTTTCTGGCTCGCAAGGAAACGATCACGAAGCTCCGTTGGGACGAAGCCCTAAAAACCTACGAGCATTGGGAGTTTTTCTACCGAGCGAGCCACCTAGAAAAGCTGCAAATCGCGGTCGCCACGGATTGTTCGGTCGTCCATGCACACGTCGCCGGCACTGGCTACCGCGACCTGCGTGGAAGATCGAAGTTCCGTGCGATGGGACTTCGCAAACACGGGTTCCGATCATTGCGTTATCCAGGAGGTCAAATCGTCCGTGCATGA